The Mycoplasmopsis gallinacea genome includes a window with the following:
- a CDS encoding DNA topoisomerase subunit B, which yields MSEKNQSYDASNIKFLEGLEHVRKRPGMYIGSTSKTGLHHLIWEIVDNSVDEAMAGFADKIYITITKDEHIIVEDNGRGIPVGTHPRFGISALEVVLTKLNAGGKFESNAYKVSGGLHGVGASVVNALSDSLKAWVKRDGKLYFAEFANGGQTVKSTEVIGEAKEGETGTKIEFHPDYKIMEQVPFDKELIIDHAKQIAHLNKGLYISVTDLRDGTIEEFQYDNGIIDYVKELNEGYNPISDIIFASGDYVVNENDPEHKKTVNIEVACQYLSDLYRSNIISYTNNIATHEGGTHVSGFYDALIRIINNYGIEKGLIKVESDKFTRDDLTEGLTAVISIKYPDPQFEGQTKGKLGSKDARIATNKVFSTSFERMLNENPDIAKKIIDRALMARKSRLASVAARDNARRKSAFDNGGLPGKLSDCSSKNAEISELFIVEGNSAGGSAKMGRDRNIQAILPLRGKVINVEKARQERVLENEEIMSLITALGTGLGDTFNINKLRYHKIVIMTDADVDGAHIRTLLLTFFYRYFKPLIEYGFVYIAQPPLYKIQQNKTVEYAYTDEQKEKIIATLNPNQKINIQRYKGLGEMDPEQLWETTMDPEKRKMLQVQIADAYKADLAFTTLMGENVELRREFIEKNAKFVKNIDL from the coding sequence ATGAGTGAAAAAAACCAAAGTTATGATGCAAGTAATATTAAGTTTTTAGAAGGTTTAGAGCACGTTAGAAAACGTCCTGGAATGTATATCGGGAGCACTTCAAAAACTGGACTCCACCACTTAATTTGAGAGATTGTCGATAACTCAGTCGATGAAGCAATGGCTGGGTTTGCAGATAAAATTTACATTACAATTACTAAAGATGAGCACATCATTGTTGAAGATAATGGGCGTGGAATTCCAGTTGGAACTCACCCAAGATTTGGAATTAGTGCCTTAGAAGTTGTTTTAACTAAACTTAATGCTGGTGGTAAATTTGAATCAAATGCTTATAAAGTTTCTGGAGGACTTCACGGGGTTGGAGCTAGTGTTGTTAATGCACTTAGTGATTCGCTTAAAGCTTGAGTTAAAAGAGATGGGAAACTTTACTTTGCAGAATTTGCTAATGGTGGTCAAACCGTTAAATCAACTGAAGTAATTGGTGAAGCTAAAGAAGGTGAAACAGGAACTAAAATTGAGTTCCATCCAGATTACAAAATTATGGAACAAGTGCCTTTTGATAAAGAGCTTATAATTGACCATGCTAAACAAATTGCCCACTTAAACAAAGGGCTTTACATTAGCGTCACTGATTTAAGAGATGGAACAATTGAAGAGTTTCAATATGACAATGGGATTATTGATTATGTTAAAGAACTTAACGAAGGGTATAACCCAATTAGTGATATTATCTTTGCTAGCGGCGATTATGTAGTTAATGAAAATGATCCTGAACACAAAAAGACTGTTAATATTGAAGTAGCTTGCCAATACCTTAGCGACTTATACCGTAGCAATATTATTTCTTATACCAATAATATTGCTACTCATGAAGGTGGAACTCACGTTTCAGGGTTTTATGATGCTTTAATTAGAATTATCAATAACTACGGAATTGAAAAAGGACTTATTAAAGTGGAAAGTGATAAATTCACTCGTGATGATTTAACTGAAGGTCTTACTGCAGTTATTTCAATTAAATACCCTGATCCTCAATTTGAAGGACAAACCAAAGGTAAATTAGGTTCTAAAGATGCTCGGATTGCAACAAATAAAGTGTTTTCAACTTCATTTGAAAGAATGTTAAATGAAAACCCAGATATTGCTAAAAAGATCATTGATCGTGCTTTAATGGCGCGTAAAAGTAGACTTGCTTCAGTTGCTGCTAGAGATAATGCACGTAGAAAAAGTGCTTTTGACAATGGTGGACTGCCAGGAAAATTAAGTGATTGTTCATCAAAAAATGCAGAAATTAGCGAACTTTTCATTGTCGAAGGGAATTCAGCTGGTGGTAGTGCTAAAATGGGACGTGATCGTAACATTCAAGCCATTTTACCGCTTAGAGGTAAGGTAATTAATGTCGAAAAAGCAAGACAAGAAAGAGTGCTTGAAAATGAAGAAATTATGTCTTTAATTACAGCACTTGGAACAGGACTTGGTGATACTTTCAACATTAACAAGTTAAGATATCACAAAATTGTTATTATGACTGACGCTGACGTGGATGGTGCTCACATTAGAACTCTTTTACTTACTTTCTTCTATCGTTATTTCAAACCACTTATTGAATATGGTTTTGTTTATATCGCTCAACCTCCGCTTTACAAAATTCAACAAAACAAAACTGTTGAATATGCTTACACAGATGAACAAAAAGAAAAAATTATTGCTACTTTAAATCCAAACCAAAAAATTAACATCCAACGTTATAAAGGACTTGGAGAAATGGATCCTGAACAACTTTGAGAAACTACAATGGATCCTGAAAAACGTAAAATGTTACAAGTGCAAATCGCCGATGCTTATAAAGCTGATCTTGCCTTTACAACCCTTATGGGAGAAAATGTTGAACTTAGACGTGAATTCATTGAAAAGAATGCAAAATTTGTAAAGAATATTGATTTATAA
- the ychF gene encoding redox-regulated ATPase YchF, which translates to MSLKAGIVGLPNVGKSTLFSAITKKEAESSNYAFTTIEPNISSVPLMDKRLDEIAKIINPQKIIYATFDFVDIAGLVQGASKGEGLGNKFLANIREVDAIIHVVRCFENKDILHVANSVDPVRDKDVINYELILADLDTINNVLNRVAKKAKSGDKEGITEQNAALKIKEALEKEIPAREVVLDENEAKFIKGYHLLTFKPIIYVANLSNEQFASYQNDPLYLQLKNSLKEYERVIPICVQLESELINIEDENEKQELLGLYGIETSGLDILTREAFDLLGLETYFTAGQIEVRAWVFHKGWAAPKCAGIIHTDFEKKFIKADVISYSDYIEFGGELGAKNAGKLRSEGKTYIMKDGDICHFKFGK; encoded by the coding sequence ATGTCATTAAAAGCTGGTATTGTTGGTCTTCCAAACGTTGGTAAAAGCACTCTTTTTAGTGCTATTACCAAAAAAGAAGCAGAATCTTCTAATTATGCTTTCACAACTATTGAACCTAATATTTCATCAGTTCCATTAATGGATAAAAGATTAGATGAAATTGCTAAAATCATTAATCCACAAAAAATAATTTATGCAACTTTTGACTTTGTTGATATTGCTGGTTTAGTTCAAGGAGCTTCAAAAGGTGAAGGACTTGGAAATAAATTCTTAGCTAATATTCGTGAAGTGGATGCTATTATTCACGTGGTAAGATGTTTTGAAAATAAAGATATCTTACACGTTGCTAATTCAGTGGATCCAGTTAGAGATAAAGATGTTATTAACTATGAACTTATTCTTGCTGATTTAGATACAATTAACAATGTTTTAAACCGTGTGGCAAAAAAAGCTAAAAGCGGTGATAAAGAAGGAATTACTGAGCAAAATGCTGCTTTAAAAATTAAAGAAGCGCTTGAAAAAGAAATCCCTGCTCGTGAAGTTGTTCTTGATGAAAATGAAGCTAAATTCATTAAAGGATATCATTTATTAACTTTTAAACCAATTATTTATGTAGCAAATTTAAGTAATGAACAATTTGCATCATACCAAAACGATCCTCTTTACTTACAATTAAAAAATTCACTTAAAGAATATGAAAGAGTAATTCCGATCTGCGTCCAACTTGAATCTGAACTTATCAACATTGAAGATGAAAACGAAAAACAAGAACTTCTTGGTTTATATGGAATTGAAACTTCAGGACTTGATATTTTAACAAGAGAAGCTTTTGATCTGCTTGGACTTGAAACTTACTTTACTGCTGGGCAAATTGAAGTGAGAGCTTGAGTCTTTCACAAAGGATGAGCTGCTCCTAAATGTGCTGGAATTATTCATACTGACTTTGAGAAAAAATTCATTAAAGCTGATGTGATTTCATATTCAGACTATATTGAATTTGGTGGTGAGCTTGGAGCTAAAAACGCTGGAAAATTGCGTTCAGAAGGTAAAACTTACATTATGAAAGATGGTGATATTTGCCACTTTAAATTTGGAAAATAA
- a CDS encoding trigger factor-related chaperone codes for MRLEKKHFTAEKETWIKIQNDVYNNLVAQKKEVNQKMILDHSIEYASRIWIDQQWTLLNNQANGQKIYFRPVISNIVANVEEFSYDLSWYVIEDLNFIKMDLTPSELEYDFENNFSQVSEEFIKHTFKNYRFRVDKDTNVSVGDIIEVEITSTKTKQSTKTMLEVTPNSENPIIRWAIGKDKGAEDVLKDKQNDLKIKILNITEFVTKELNEETLPLLHKYGIHSLQEAKEQILNIIRTENLNAVMFAYGKKLLDLIMQKNKDVSFPMELLELEASSSRYNNLKDNKDALYKKINIDLWNYFWDMFIRIKCNFDISKQEVEETIQFAHRFWAKLENQNNLNITAIHNVLICQKLGLFYLKKVDPAFYEKNKKLFYFDNYK; via the coding sequence ATGAGACTTGAAAAAAAACATTTTACAGCAGAAAAAGAAACATGAATTAAAATCCAAAATGATGTATACAACAACCTTGTAGCGCAAAAAAAAGAAGTAAATCAAAAGATGATTTTAGATCATAGCATTGAATATGCTTCAAGAATATGAATTGATCAACAATGAACCTTGTTAAATAATCAAGCAAATGGCCAAAAGATTTACTTTAGACCAGTAATTAGCAACATTGTTGCTAATGTAGAAGAATTTAGTTATGATCTTTCTTGATATGTTATCGAGGATTTAAATTTCATCAAAATGGATTTAACACCTTCAGAACTTGAATATGATTTTGAAAATAATTTTAGCCAGGTAAGTGAAGAATTTATTAAGCACACTTTTAAAAACTATAGATTTAGAGTAGATAAGGACACTAACGTTTCAGTTGGAGATATTATTGAAGTAGAAATTACAAGCACTAAAACTAAACAATCAACTAAAACAATGCTTGAAGTAACTCCAAATAGTGAAAACCCAATTATAAGATGAGCTATTGGTAAAGACAAAGGTGCTGAAGATGTTTTAAAAGATAAACAAAATGATCTTAAAATTAAGATCCTAAACATAACTGAATTTGTAACTAAAGAATTAAATGAGGAGACTTTACCACTTTTACATAAATATGGTATTCATTCTCTTCAGGAAGCTAAAGAACAAATTTTAAATATCATTAGAACCGAGAATTTAAATGCTGTAATGTTTGCTTATGGTAAAAAGCTTCTTGATTTAATTATGCAAAAAAACAAAGATGTTTCTTTCCCTATGGAATTATTAGAGCTTGAAGCTTCTTCAAGCAGATATAATAATCTTAAAGATAACAAAGATGCACTTTATAAAAAAATCAATATTGATTTATGAAACTATTTCTGAGATATGTTTATTAGAATTAAATGTAATTTTGATATCTCTAAGCAAGAAGTTGAAGAAACAATTCAGTTCGCGCACCGTTTTTGAGCTAAGTTAGAAAACCAAAACAACTTAAATATTACTGCTATTCATAATGTTTTAATTTGTCAAAAATTAGGGCTTTTCTACCTTAAAAAAGTTGATCCTGCTTTTTATGAAAAGAACAAAAAACTATTTTATTTTGATAATTACAAATAA
- a CDS encoding GA module-containing protein, producing MKLKNKVLVGASVATTLVVPAALVAANSEETKSKSLVSGFAEGEAPAAETNNGGETPTSPEGNGANPADSNSDSFAAAQSLQESKKDAIKYINSVTVVSDELKQYAVTKVQEQTTQENVWNERQKFQILVNKINNILSKGSADKGTGLSSTQKSVYNKQLIEVYKADNQDDKETAYNAIIEKASQASRLMNDIEDFKNSTTGVNLGKANYQWLLTYNKNEDPEGVITNSDDFNTSVAAWNALIDKFSNIKSDNNEETAKASLDTLSELKTSFETAAADLDTKLAQVETGSSARFKSLVDQATSLSDTVKQIYKANNNALLQSLKNNYYNSVKATNDATAQLVTELKQKITENDVQKEVVDSITYKNAEGTKKQTYDELVKQIKGLLEEDKLNNPDKTAEELLKLKEDLKAAREALNGIGRLEEVRTRVKNEIDGLEYLSAEIKKHFKDQVDSKELTEEIEGRLKEGSDEEREGGILQEAQALNTSAEKLVDQVKKAKEVEPTITYKLATQGLKDDFDTDFTAGKNLLTYTPASEGTPESYVLTSKETQKTEVDTKAEELKNAIDALDGRTILDAEITKNKNKIDSLKYLSENAKTQYKNKIDSLESLVEPTELISAIEKVAEVASDVNDATGKLVEELDDDKTKYETNPKYTEADENKKQAFVTAMNNALALLEDGKLREWVETLPEGENKTDILNKLDVSVKKDEVHRTYEELNGLTKLKEKKAEATAAIEGLNYLPQEYKTEKTKEINDATSIAKVNEIKDAAVALNNSVRELVEAVTDGEAYKADSNYTEATPDKKKAFDDAITEGKALLNNNVLANKDTAKREIETATANIRKTKEALDGYKKVASDKLQAYKDAKLLVNLSQTVIDDYKTKINSKNKKDEIEAVFNEAIELNKVAGEHIRLLTAATTLMTENPDRIKNATEEKRNAFVSLVNEQLKLYSPVKSESESKAAGNTVRTIESELVDTNISLSALKDKFNTLSSAFNSNNLKATEAAKPVVNNNVESKSDNDWKKWLWIPVALLVVGTVIIAAGLLRVYSKKKSSK from the coding sequence ATGAAATTAAAAAATAAAGTATTAGTTGGTGCTAGCGTTGCAACAACATTAGTTGTTCCTGCAGCTTTAGTAGCAGCAAATTCAGAAGAAACAAAGTCAAAATCACTTGTTTCAGGATTTGCTGAAGGTGAAGCTCCTGCAGCAGAAACAAATAATGGTGGTGAAACACCAACAAGTCCAGAAGGAAACGGAGCAAATCCTGCTGACTCAAATTCTGATTCTTTCGCTGCAGCTCAGTCATTACAAGAATCTAAAAAAGATGCTATTAAATACATTAATAGTGTTACAGTTGTTTCTGATGAATTAAAACAATATGCTGTAACTAAAGTTCAAGAACAAACAACTCAAGAGAATGTTTGAAATGAACGTCAAAAATTCCAAATTTTAGTAAATAAAATTAATAATATATTATCTAAGGGATCAGCTGATAAAGGTACAGGATTATCTTCTACACAGAAATCAGTTTACAATAAACAATTAATTGAAGTATATAAAGCAGATAATCAAGATGATAAAGAAACAGCATATAATGCAATTATTGAAAAAGCTTCTCAAGCAAGTAGATTAATGAATGATATTGAAGATTTTAAAAATTCAACAACAGGAGTTAATTTAGGAAAAGCAAATTATCAATGATTATTAACTTACAATAAAAACGAAGATCCAGAAGGTGTAATTACAAATTCTGATGATTTCAATACATCTGTTGCTGCTTGAAATGCTTTAATTGATAAATTCAGCAACATTAAGTCAGACAACAATGAAGAAACAGCAAAAGCATCTTTAGACACTTTAAGTGAACTTAAAACATCTTTTGAAACTGCTGCTGCTGATTTAGATACAAAATTAGCTCAAGTAGAAACTGGATCAAGTGCAAGATTTAAATCTTTAGTAGATCAAGCAACTTCACTTTCTGATACAGTAAAACAAATTTATAAAGCTAATAATAATGCATTACTTCAAAGTTTAAAAAATAATTACTATAATTCAGTAAAAGCAACAAATGATGCTACAGCTCAATTAGTAACTGAATTAAAACAAAAAATCACAGAAAACGATGTTCAAAAAGAAGTTGTAGATTCAATAACATATAAAAACGCTGAAGGAACAAAAAAACAAACTTACGATGAACTTGTAAAACAAATTAAAGGTCTTTTAGAAGAAGATAAGTTAAACAACCCAGACAAAACAGCTGAAGAGTTATTAAAATTAAAAGAAGATCTTAAAGCTGCTAGAGAAGCTCTTAACGGAATAGGAAGATTAGAAGAAGTTCGTACAAGAGTAAAAAATGAAATTGATGGATTAGAATACTTATCAGCAGAAATCAAAAAACACTTTAAAGATCAAGTAGACTCAAAAGAACTTACTGAAGAGATTGAAGGAAGACTTAAAGAAGGAAGCGATGAAGAAAGAGAAGGTGGAATTTTACAAGAAGCTCAAGCCTTAAATACATCAGCTGAAAAACTTGTTGATCAAGTTAAAAAAGCTAAAGAAGTTGAACCAACAATCACATATAAATTAGCTACACAAGGATTGAAAGATGATTTTGATACTGATTTTACAGCGGGAAAAAATCTTTTAACTTATACACCTGCTAGTGAAGGAACACCTGAATCATATGTTTTAACATCTAAAGAAACACAAAAAACAGAAGTTGACACAAAAGCTGAAGAACTTAAAAATGCTATAGATGCTCTTGATGGTAGAACAATTTTAGATGCAGAAATTACAAAAAATAAAAACAAAATTGATTCATTAAAATATCTTTCAGAAAATGCAAAAACACAATACAAAAACAAAATTGATTCATTAGAATCACTTGTTGAACCAACAGAATTAATTAGTGCAATTGAAAAAGTTGCTGAAGTGGCAAGTGATGTAAACGATGCAACTGGTAAATTGGTTGAAGAACTGGATGATGATAAAACAAAATACGAAACAAATCCAAAATATACAGAAGCTGATGAAAACAAAAAACAAGCATTTGTTACAGCTATGAATAATGCTTTAGCTCTTTTAGAAGATGGTAAATTAAGAGAATGAGTTGAAACATTACCAGAAGGTGAAAATAAAACTGATATTTTAAATAAACTTGATGTTTCAGTTAAGAAAGATGAAGTTCACAGAACTTACGAAGAACTTAACGGTTTAACAAAACTTAAAGAAAAGAAAGCAGAAGCAACCGCAGCAATTGAGGGATTAAACTACTTACCACAAGAATACAAAACAGAAAAAACAAAAGAAATTAATGATGCAACAAGCATTGCTAAAGTTAATGAAATTAAAGATGCAGCAGTTGCTTTAAACAATTCAGTTAGAGAACTTGTTGAAGCTGTTACAGATGGTGAAGCGTACAAAGCAGATTCAAACTACACAGAAGCTACACCTGACAAGAAAAAAGCATTTGATGATGCTATTACAGAAGGTAAAGCATTATTAAACAACAATGTTCTTGCTAACAAAGATACAGCTAAAAGAGAAATTGAAACTGCAACTGCAAACATCAGAAAAACAAAAGAAGCTCTTGATGGATACAAAAAAGTTGCTTCAGATAAACTTCAAGCATACAAAGATGCTAAATTACTTGTTAACCTTTCACAAACTGTAATTGATGATTACAAAACAAAAATTAACAGCAAAAACAAAAAAGATGAAATTGAAGCTGTATTTAACGAAGCTATTGAATTAAACAAAGTAGCTGGTGAACACATTAGATTACTTACAGCTGCTACAACTTTAATGACAGAAAACCCTGACAGAATTAAAAACGCTACAGAAGAAAAAAGAAATGCGTTTGTTTCACTTGTGAATGAACAATTAAAATTATATTCACCTGTTAAATCAGAAAGTGAATCAAAAGCTGCAGGAAATACCGTTAGAACAATCGAATCTGAATTAGTAGATACAAACATCTCATTAAGTGCTTTAAAAGACAAATTTAACACACTTAGTTCAGCATTCAATTCAAACAACCTTAAAGCTACAGAAGCTGCTAAACCAGTTGTAAACAACAATGTTGAATCAAAATCAGATAACGATTGAAAAAAATGATTATGAATTCCAGTTGCTTTATTAGTAGTAGGAACAGTAATTATTGCTGCAGGATTACTTAGAGTTTACTCAAAGAAAAAATCATCTAAATAA
- the ligA gene encoding NAD-dependent DNA ligase LigA → MEKDKIQEKISKLVAEINKWNNEYYNLDNPTVSDQTYDKALRELEELEQKYPELILEDSPTQKIGGFASNKFQKYTHKKPMLSLAKAYTFEEIEKFCENAQKLAGNQNLSYSLEPKIDGLSIALFYQNGQLIRAVTRGDGKIGEDVTENIYQIKSVPKQIDYKNELEVRGEVYLSKSVFQEINNNLEEQGLKTFANPRNAAAGTLRQLDAKIVKQRKLDAFLYQLVEPELHNIATQEQALEFLSKHKFPLNDYHKIANSLDEIITNIEAFEKIKNDLDYECDGFVIKINQFFLYEKLGYTAKFPRYAIAYKYESESANTEIKDIIATVGRTGKITYVANLEPVNLNQTTVSNATLHNYEFIKDMEINIGDVVKIIKSGEIIPKVIELVTKQTDSVFPKVTNCPSCNSVLVHVDNLVDQFCTNEDCPSKIVKKLIHFVSRNAMNMQVIGESNVELFYNLGIVKKVTDFYQLHNHKDLLLSQPTYKDKKVNNILDSIENSKNVSFAKTLFALGIKHIGSQVAELIAQKVGSFKELLELNLDSLALIDTIGDKIVSSLKEFISKDENRAIILELDQILNYQKVTSGNLLSGKTFVITGTLSKDRNYFKDLIVQNGGKVSSSVSSKTSFLLAGENAGSKKDKALESGVTIIDEDAFNEMIK, encoded by the coding sequence TTAGAAAAAGACAAAATCCAAGAAAAAATCAGTAAATTAGTAGCTGAAATTAACAAATGAAATAATGAATATTATAATTTGGATAACCCTACAGTTAGCGATCAAACGTATGATAAAGCACTCAGAGAATTAGAAGAATTAGAACAAAAATATCCAGAACTTATTTTAGAAGATTCACCTACTCAAAAAATAGGTGGATTTGCCTCAAATAAGTTCCAAAAATATACTCACAAAAAGCCAATGCTTTCACTAGCTAAAGCATATACATTTGAAGAAATTGAAAAATTCTGTGAAAATGCTCAAAAACTAGCTGGTAATCAAAACCTTTCATATTCACTTGAACCTAAAATTGATGGTCTTTCAATTGCTCTTTTTTACCAAAATGGACAGCTTATTAGAGCTGTTACTAGAGGAGATGGAAAAATTGGTGAAGATGTTACTGAAAACATCTATCAAATTAAATCTGTTCCAAAGCAAATTGATTATAAAAACGAACTAGAAGTTCGTGGTGAAGTGTATTTAAGTAAAAGTGTCTTTCAAGAAATTAATAATAATTTAGAAGAGCAAGGTTTAAAAACTTTTGCCAATCCTAGAAATGCAGCTGCAGGAACCTTAAGACAGCTTGATGCAAAAATTGTAAAACAAAGAAAACTAGATGCTTTTTTATATCAATTAGTAGAGCCTGAGCTTCATAACATTGCAACTCAAGAGCAAGCTCTTGAGTTTCTAAGTAAACATAAGTTTCCTTTAAATGATTATCATAAAATTGCTAACTCATTAGATGAAATTATCACTAATATCGAAGCTTTTGAAAAAATCAAGAATGATTTAGATTATGAATGTGATGGATTTGTAATTAAAATTAATCAGTTTTTCTTATATGAAAAACTTGGTTATACTGCCAAGTTTCCTCGGTATGCAATTGCTTATAAATATGAAAGTGAATCTGCTAATACTGAAATTAAAGACATAATTGCAACTGTTGGTAGAACTGGAAAAATCACTTATGTAGCTAATTTAGAACCAGTTAATTTAAATCAAACTACAGTATCTAATGCAACCTTGCATAATTATGAATTTATTAAGGATATGGAAATTAACATTGGTGATGTTGTAAAAATCATTAAATCTGGTGAAATTATTCCAAAAGTTATTGAATTAGTAACTAAGCAAACAGATTCAGTTTTTCCAAAAGTTACTAATTGTCCTAGCTGTAATTCAGTTTTAGTGCACGTAGATAATTTAGTAGATCAGTTTTGCACTAATGAAGATTGTCCTTCTAAAATAGTAAAAAAACTAATTCACTTTGTATCTCGGAATGCAATGAATATGCAAGTAATTGGTGAATCAAACGTTGAATTATTTTACAATTTAGGAATTGTTAAAAAAGTAACTGATTTTTATCAGTTACATAATCATAAAGACTTGCTTTTAAGCCAACCTACTTATAAAGATAAAAAAGTAAACAATATTCTTGATAGCATTGAAAATTCTAAAAATGTTTCATTTGCAAAAACTCTTTTCGCCCTAGGAATCAAGCATATTGGTTCTCAAGTAGCTGAACTTATTGCTCAAAAAGTTGGTAGTTTTAAAGAACTATTAGAGCTTAATTTAGATTCACTTGCTTTAATCGATACTATTGGAGATAAAATTGTTAGTTCATTAAAAGAGTTTATTTCTAAAGATGAAAATAGAGCTATTATACTTGAGCTAGATCAAATTTTAAATTATCAAAAAGTTACTAGCGGAAATTTACTAAGTGGTAAAACTTTTGTAATTACTGGAACTCTTTCAAAAGATCGTAATTACTTTAAGGATTTAATTGTTCAAAATGGTGGTAAAGTTTCTTCAAGTGTTTCAAGTAAAACTTCTTTCCTTCTTGCTGGAGAAAATGCTGGAAGTAAAAAAGATAAAGCTCTTGAAAGTGGCGTTACAATTATTGATGAAGACGCTTTTAATGAAATGATCAAATAA